In the Primulina eburnea isolate SZY01 chromosome 15, ASM2296580v1, whole genome shotgun sequence genome, gagcagctaagggtgctgctgaaagcaatatagtgaatgaaatatcatacgctcaaacctggtatttataggagaatacctgggcttGACATGGGCCCTTCACCTGTGGGCTACCTGTGGGCCTTAGATATGGGCCGGGGGTTTGGGTCAGATCTTGATGGgctcatccatggggtatcaccagtctccccctcccgagtcgaactgaatcgtagGTTCAAAGTTCGATTAATTGTGTTGTCCTTGGTTTACCGGCGATGAGGACGGACCGTGCCAGAAAAAGTAATTTTGTTTGTCGTTAACGAACGATGTTCACCGCTATTACGGGGATCGACCTGCCTTGAAAAGAAAGATTTGGGCTCCCCCTATAAATATAGACTCCTTCCCCACTTCATTCTCACTTCTCCCTCTGAATTACCCCTACGATACATTCTATAATCCCCCTTCGTTTACGCCTCATCCCTCCCACAACCGACCACCACCTCGTCGAGCGTTGCCTACGCCCTACCCCCCGCGCACGCTAGTTGCTAGTCACTGCCGCACGCTCGCTCTGGTGAGTGCTCGCCCCTACCAAGCCTCGCCGCACGTTCGCCCCTTCCGAGCCCAGCTGCAAGCTCGCCCCTGCCGAGCGCCTCGCCCCGCCGAGCCCTGCTGCACGCTCGCCCCCGCCGAGCCCCATCGCACGCTCACCTGCCGGACGCTCGCCCCTTGCCCCAGCTCGCCGTGCGCCCACGCTCGCCCCAGCCGAGCATCCACGCTCGCCCCGTGCCCCAGCTCGCCGCGCGCCCACGCTCGCCCCTATCGAGCATCGAGCATCCACGCCTGTCGGACGCTCGCCCCCGCCGCGCATCGCCCTCGCTGATCGCCCAACGCGCACGCTCGCCCCTGCCGAGCATCCACGCTCGCCCCGTGCCCCAGATCGCCGCGCGCCCACGCTCGCCCGGGTCCTCCGCACGCTCGACCATCCCTGCACCAGCGTGTAGCCAGCCCTTTACCTGCTCTCTCTTGCTGTCTTATCCCTCGAGAATTTTTTCACGTCTCGCCCGGGTCAGTTCTCTCCTTATCctgttgtttgattatccttaGCATTTATGTCCGATTCCGAGTGCGAGTCTAGTTCTTCGAGTGGTTCCGATTTCTGAGATCTCAGTCGTGTCGGTCTCTTCTCCAGAAGGGTCAGGGTCGGATGAGGAGCCTCCCCCTGCATCAGGGGTACATCCTCTATACACACCAGATACAGCCATTGTGGGGCGGGGTCCTACTCAGCTGGCTCAAAAGATAATGTATCAGCTTCCTTCCGAAGCGGATGCGGCGTTCATTAATTCACTGGGGTGGTCTGACCTCACTCGTCGGACATGCAGCAGCATCACTGAGGTATATTTCTCTTTCTACTCTCTAGATTAATGTACAATACATGTATGATTTCCTTGTCATCTTTTCACTCTTGTCTATTTACCCAGGGCATGATGTACATAGGGGAGTTGGTGGAGCGTGCCAACACCACTCGATCTACTGCCTGCCAAGACTTGCGCGAGGGCATGGCTCTTCGTGAACAGCTCCAAGCTACTATCGATGAGATGAAAGCGTCACATGCTAAGGAGCTTTCGGAGTCCCAAGCTCGAGGTGACGAGCTTCTGAAGGAAAAACAAGAGTTTCTGAAAGAGAAACACGAGCTCCAGCGACTGACAGAGGACCAAGCTAAAGAGATCCAGAAGTTAAAGACAGATTTAAAGAATTCGCAGGCTGAGCTCGAAGATGCCAAGGTGCGACACGTTGCAGAAGCTTCCTCCTTCAAAGAGGAATTTCTCAAATCCGAAGAATTTGTCGAGATCTATGGCCCGAAAGCTTTTCACTACCTGGGGGTGGGTTTCGAGGGTGCAGTCGGCCTTTTCCATGCTCAGGGCTATCCTCCACCAGGCGCCCCTACTGACTTTATCGACTTCGAGGGCTTCATATCGAGTCTCCCCCCCGATTCCTAGATTGAGCTcctttatttatgttattttcTGCATTGTTTTATTTTCCATAGGATTATGCGACCGTTGGGACGTTTAATTTGGCTATTTCATTTTGCGGCAATTTTACATGTGAcgaaatgtttttatttagcAACCTTGAGTACTTTTCATTGAATTTACGCTTTCTCCACGTAGTTTGTCTCTGATACTATTAACTTGTTAGGGCAAGTGTAAAATAATCTAACCctataactcctctgctaggttataaacttagcaggaaaataaatatCAAACACTTGTCCccttctaactcctctgctagacgGGACACCTTAGCAGTAAAATAGAAATTCACCATTCTCCACcgtctaactcctctgctaggtgacaccttagcaggaaaataaaaatcaacaccatcaccctctaactcctctactaggtcataccttagcaggaaaataaaaatcaaccacCTCCACCctttaactcctctgctaggtgacaccttagcaggaaaatagaaattcgCCATCTCCaccttctaactcctctgctaggtgataccttagcaggaaaataaaaatcaacaccatcaccctctaactcctctactaggtcataccttagcaggaaaataaaaatcaaccacCTCCACCctttaactcctctgctaggtgacaccttagcaggaaaataaaaatcaaccacCTCCACCctttaactcctctgctaggtgacaccttagcaggaaaatagaaattcacCATCTCCaccttctaactcctctgctaggtgacaccttagcaggaaaataaaaatcaacaccatcaccctctaactcctctactaggtcATACCTTAgcagaaaataaaaatcaaccacCTCCACCctttaactcctctgctaggtgacaccttagcaggaaaataaaaatcaaccacCTCCACCCTTTAACttctctgctaggtgacaccttagcaggaaaatagaaatcaacaccatcaccttctaactcctctgctaggcgacaccttagcaggaaaataaaaatcaaccacCTCCACCctttaactcctctgctaggtgacaccttagcaggaaaataaaaatcaaccacCTCCACCctttaactcctctgctaggggacaccttagcaggaaaataaaaatcaacaccatcaccttctaactcctctgctaggcgacaccttagcaggaaaatagaaatttCTCTCCGcctcaactctgctcctctactaagTACAGCctaagtaggaaaataaaatttctctccgccccaactctgctcctctactaggcgatgccttagtaggaaaataaaattttctctccaCCCTCTGACtctactcctctactaggcgctctccgccccaactctgctcctctactaggcgatgcctaagtaggaaaataaaattttctcttcgccccaactctgctcctctactaggcgatgccttaataagaaaataaaatttttccctGCCCCACtctactcctctactaggcgatgccttagtaggaaaataaaaatcaacaccattATAATAtactgatcgagcaaaacttgcactatgaattccccaagaaaatatgattttgtatgctcaaaatgtaatcgcaagtgcacgatgtcaagtaatagtatagtgtatatgaatacgagtatcgttccactggagactgtctttaacaattattattttagttattaaaactttagcgacgaaatttgattgtttgttttatgactaataaaattcaagaaaatttaaataaacaagctcaaagattaaatgatgaaatatgaatgctaaatcaatggattaaatttcaaatgataaaagaatttgttgggaattctggttcacctaccccttattaattaattaatttgttcgattgtgttctacgcttccgacaggatttcctattcaattgaacacactctctcgagctatgccaaactaattcactcaatgaagtaattaaatgtctttaattatttatcaagaatgaaccgcatttcgattgatgaaatcccctagttttcgactctaaggactatgactatcggcacgtatccaatttcatatgtctatgcaaattgtagatccgcagattatactactcgatcctatcactagttattctctcgaactcactcgtgatataaaattgtcgtaaaagttagctacgctcaaacgacacaataaaaatcgtagtacaatcaagaataaagcacaactcaaaatataaattaatcaactaaaagtttggggtaggatcccctttaatcccaacaaatattaaaattagctactagaattcataatgaaaataagcaaaacaatatttaaacaacggaaaataaactagaaatacgagacgtgacgaaatctgcgaagaacgatgcccggaagccgtcgaatcttcaatccaagtgcaaagGCTCTCCAAAAACTCCTTGTGCTCCTGCAAATCCGTCTGAATCATCCCCCAAAACGTGCAATAGCCTTACCATATCAACCACACCTCCAAAATAAGGTAGAGAATCGCCACGAgaatttccaaaaataggcggcgctcgggcggtagaaaagtaccgctcgagcgccacactttcTGTAATTCTCCTTGGCACATgcagcattcgcgctcgggcggtagaaaactaccgctcgagcgccgacctttctgtctTCGGATGCAccttctcgcgcccgggcggtagaaatgtaccgcccgagcgccaaacttTCTGTCTTCTTCTCTTTGCTAGTCaaatgtggcgcccgggcggtagaaatctaccgctcgagcgccgaactTTCTGTCCAAAGTTCCTTGTCTTCAACACTTTACACTTTGCTTCATTCTTGGTTtttccgaccatttttcctgcaattTCATCACatacaagtgagacatgataaaatgcaaatgattactcgaaaatgaacaaaaagtaaaagaaatgcatgcatgcacagtgcaaacacaactaaaccaatgcaataaaacacgtaaaaacgacacatatcaaccccctcatactaaccttttgctcgccctcgagcaaaataggttaaagcacgagattttAAACAAACACAACGAACACAACAcactcaaacaagaaataaccaacacaagtaaatgtcaatggtgagttaacaacttttatgtcatgcctcagtgaactttcccacatatagatcataatcaagtcaaatcgcaaacgaatactcattctcatctacacataactCTTGACACtcatttgaacgtgtgtgtgtgtcatgatgggtctagtcattcgtatttcaaatagatcaattatcaaatcattcgagtcactcaattaacacttcaatacaagtctcactagcatgcacccccgtgtccatttatcactagccataaattgaactttattcaacttttaagtgcagataagggtgtcgaaaagaaggaaaataagctcaagtggctaaaagttgggagtacaccgatcattttcattgtgcaaccgtcaagacttttcagtctgactttcctcgtctccttacatctccaacttttagcctaggaatagaatttcattccttttatttcggctcccccttaccttacatctccttctttcttctctttttctcttttttttttaaatgcacaattttcacacatgtactccctaggctaagaatatatactttggattacagctggttaggagtatgacattttaattcagtgcattggaaaggaggtaaatgtaaagttcaaggcaaatcaaattttctcattcaaggtcccaattagcgacttattttcacgggtttacatgctaaatcaactcataaatggtgcctttcaagttaaccacacaaaactttcaaatttcaccattattcctacaaaattctagtcccacacatatgtgctcaaaaagttcaaactttgtaccaaaattcatgcgtcaacaatcaagagtatcattcatgaagtgacccaatcaatatttttgtatattatcaattcaacatcatcattggctcataaactatgTCTCCTCACCATAAACGATACCAAACAtgaactaaacaaacataacgatctaccccctcatactagagttgtgcaatgctctcattgcacaaaacgaaacaaacactaaCAACAAAACAACTCATGAATGTAAATGCAAACACagaaatgcaaacacaaatgcagactacataaacatgaaagctaataaacatgctagacggaaacaatgataagaaagaaaaatcagaaaagcggtaaatgaaaaaaatgcgaagtaggggaaacagtaaactcccctgatcaagtgTCATCCTCATCCTGCTCCGGCGGTGGCACTCCTGCGGCCTCTCCATGTTGAGAGTAATCATACTGGAACCGGAATGGGGGAGGGGGTAGCGGAGACTGGTGGGATacacaaaccaaatggcatccgtctaaaagcaaaagtgccataaggacaagtgaaggtggttttctcttggtcctcgggcgcaatcatgatttggttatacccagaatacccatctaaaaaacaatagaactcatgacccgctaacctctcaagcatttgatcaataaagggaaggggaaagtggtctttacgggtagcatcattcaatatcctataatcaatgcacacacgccatcccgtaacagtcctagtggctattaattcattattttcatttgtgataacagtaatcccacctttctttggcacacactgaacaggacttacccatgcactatcagatataggatagataatacctgcgtcgagaagcttaattgtttcagcctttactatctcttgcatctttggatttaatcgtctttgaggttgcacaagaggtgagtacttctctcccatcaagatcttgtgcatgcagacggATGGAtttattcctttgatatctgccaccttccacgcaaatgcgcccttgtgcgctttcaaaacttccaacagcttgtcctccatcacatctgtcaaagcagcagagataatgacaggtaaagtgttattctcacctaagtatacgtacttgaggtgtggaggcaacggctttagctcaagcgttggtggatcctcgatgcttgacctttgaggggtcaaatctcttcgttctcctagatcctccagtcgcatcctcattggccttctccatggttggttggcattaaagtgtgCCACAATTTCAGCCCTTTCTTCGTCTAACtcctcttctcccaattcagtattgatagtggcctccaaagggtccctaagagcatcctgcacatagttggATACAAGAGAGTCAAAAACATCAATtcgaaaacaactatcagaatgcagtgtgtgcttaagtgcattaaaaacatcaaatgtaatctcttcttcgcccactctcaatctcaactttccctcttgcacatcaataagtgccttgccagttgcaaggaatggtctccccaaaatcagaggcatctctgtatccttttccatgtcgagcaccacgaagtctgcaggaaaaatgaatttgtccacttttactagcacatcctcaatcactccgcgggggtacttgacagacctgtcagccagttgcaag is a window encoding:
- the LOC140815488 gene encoding uncharacterized protein, with product MGPSPVGYLWALDMGRGFGSDLDGLIHGHLCPIPSASLVLRVVPISEISVVSVSSPEGSGSDEEPPPASGVHPLYTPDTAIVGRGPTQLAQKIMYQLPSEADAAFINSLGWSDLTRRTCSSITEGMMYIGELVERANTTRSTACQDLREGMALREQLQATIDEMKASHAKELSESQARGDELLKEKQEFLKEKHELQRLTEDQAKEIQKLKTDLKNSQAELEDAKVRHVAEASSFKEEFLKSEEFVEIYGPKAFHYLGVGFEGAVGLFHAQGYPPPGAPTDFIDFEGFISSLPPDS